A genomic segment from Methanobacterium spitsbergense encodes:
- a CDS encoding HNH endonuclease, which yields MRICKKCDKPFRQNALLCNSCRIEENKIKEEFDWEGKDLMPINELNEKLGDPRKIYSKQYYKKNKNDILARNKKWIESNKNHHNLLRKKWKELHPDKVFESSKKWFLKLLQKYQENGFEFESIDELNFAKWYWGTLVKDRDNHICQRCNSKLNIKAHHIIPVKRDIKKSLDPNNGISLCAKCHDPGSPGSIHNLFKIEYSVNDFWDWFESYNSEFVEEKRIQSAIDKFI from the coding sequence ATGAGAATTTGTAAAAAATGTGATAAACCATTTAGACAAAATGCTTTGTTATGCAACTCTTGTAGAATTGAGGAAAATAAAATAAAAGAAGAGTTTGATTGGGAAGGTAAAGATTTAATGCCTATTAATGAACTTAACGAAAAATTAGGGGACCCACGTAAGATATACTCTAAACAATATTATAAAAAGAATAAAAATGATATTTTAGCAAGAAACAAAAAATGGATCGAATCTAATAAAAATCATCATAATTTGTTAAGAAAGAAATGGAAAGAATTGCATCCTGATAAGGTTTTTGAATCCTCAAAAAAATGGTTTTTAAAATTATTACAAAAATATCAAGAAAATGGTTTTGAATTTGAATCAATAGATGAATTAAATTTTGCTAAGTGGTATTGGGGCACATTGGTTAAAGATCGTGATAATCACATATGTCAAAGATGTAATAGTAAATTAAATATCAAAGCCCACCATATTATCCCTGTTAAACGAGATATTAAAAAATCATTAGATCCCAATAATGGGATTAGTTTATGTGCGAAGTGTCATGACCCTGGCAGTCCAGGAAGTATTCATAATTTATTTAAAATAGAATACAGTGTAAACGATTTTTGGGATTGGTTCGAATCATATAACTCCGAATTTGTGGAAGAAAAAAGGATTCAATCTGCAATTGATAAATTTATATAA
- a CDS encoding type II toxin-antitoxin system HicA family toxin — MLKRKGYTPKPKESGGSHIVFEKEGCRSIPVSTSNNIPRGTLRTILKEANISRDEFFQIW, encoded by the coding sequence ATGCTTAAACGGAAAGGATATACTCCAAAACCTAAGGAAAGTGGAGGCAGTCATATTGTTTTTGAAAAAGAAGGCTGCCGATCTATACCTGTATCCACATCTAATAATATTCCTAGAGGTACTTTAAGGACTATTTTAAAAGAAGCAAATATTTCCAGAGATGAATTTTTCCAGATTTGGTAA
- a CDS encoding type II toxin-antitoxin system HicB family antitoxin has product MFVEFVDEGKNQNKNVSQLHSQVKVCELPIVLYQECGEYIAECPLFYVSSHGHSEEEALDRVKEALQLYLDDPNVQNEIPIEVDCSKEAMFKKSAELFNEYSEPGEQHPEYSYRKIIVCVH; this is encoded by the coding sequence ATGTTTGTAGAATTTGTAGATGAAGGTAAAAATCAAAATAAGAATGTTTCACAGTTGCATTCGCAGGTAAAGGTATGTGAATTGCCAATTGTATTATACCAAGAATGTGGAGAATATATCGCTGAATGTCCATTATTTTATGTATCTAGTCATGGACATAGTGAAGAGGAAGCATTGGATAGGGTTAAAGAAGCATTACAACTATATTTAGATGATCCTAATGTACAAAATGAAATCCCTATTGAAGTAGATTGTAGTAAAGAAGCCATGTTTAAAAAATCAGCTGAACTTTTTAATGAATATAGTGAACCTGGCGAACAACACCCTGAATATTCATATCGAAAAATAATTGTTTGCGTTCATTAA